In Thermoplasmata archaeon, the DNA window CCGCCGGCAGGTACGTCTGGAGGATGGTCGCCGCCGGGCGGTCCGAGGTCCACTCCCTCGGGCTGAAGATCGCCATCGCCCGCGATGTCACGCGGTACCCGACCTCGGTCTTCTGGACCAGGTCGTCCTCCGCGAGCCGATGCAAGGCCCGAGAGAGCTGCTCGGGATGGATGCCGAGACGGCGCCGAATCCCCTGGAACGCGACCTGGGCGGCGGGATCCTTCGACAGGAACTCGAGAACCTCGCGGTCGTGCTCCCGCAGGTCTTGGAGGCCATCCTGGCTCCGAGCGTCCACGGCGGTGGGGACCATCTGGCGCCTATCACGACGGACCTTTCACATAAAGCTGAGGCCGTCCGCCACGGCAGTTGGGAATCATCGTCCCGTCAGTCGTCGACATCCTCGGCTTTCGTGGGCTCAGGCTTCTTCCCCTTGTCCTCGACGTGCACGCGCTGCAGCGGACCCGGGGCCCACCAGTTCCCCTTCCCGGCGAGGACCATAATCGCGGGCACGAGGTAGATCCGCACCACCATGGAGTCCAGCAGGATCGCGAAGGCCAACGCGAAGCCGATCTCCTGGAGGAACGGCGAGGGGTTCAGCATGAGGGTCGCGAACGCGCCCGCCATGACGATGCCGCACGCGGAGATGATGCCGCCCGTCCGCGTGGTCGCCTCCGCGATCGCCTCGGCGTCCTTCTTCCCGTGGGCGACCTCCTCGCGGATCCGGGTGATGATGAAGATGTCGTAGTCCATCCCGAGGCCCATGGCCATGACGAAGAGCGCGAGGGGCAGGATGAAGATGATGTCGTAGCCCTTCCACACGTGGAACACGAGGATGGTCAAGGCGAGCGTCCACGACACGCTCAGGAGGATCGTCAGGATGGCGCGGACCGGGATCAGGACAGAGCCCAGCACGAACAGGAGGACGAGGAAGAGGCCCGCGATGACCACGAGCGCCATGATCATCAGGTCGCGGTTCATGTTGGACCGCACGTCGCTCAGGACGGGGGTCACACCGCCGAGATAGATCTGGGCGGACGCGAGCGCCGAGTCCGACAATTGGATGGTCGTGATGTCGGTTCGCATGCGGTCGACCGCGTTGATCGCCGCGAGGGAGAACGGCGGGTCCGTGAACACGAGCACGATCCGCACGGTCCGGTTGTCTTTGCCGATGTATGGCCGGATTTGCGTGTCCACGAGCTTCCGTTCCGACTCGGGCATCGAGGAGAGATTCCGGTAGTCCACAGCACTCCCTTGCGGGTTCGTCGGGCCCTCGGTGCTCTTGAGGCCGGACTCCATGGCTAGAAGGCGGGACGAGAGGCTCGCCACGGCACCCATCTCCATGACGGACACGTTTCCGTCCGGCAGGAGCACGGGATTCGGGAACTGCAGGACCACGTAGGACGGGTAGACCACGCCGTACCCGAATGCCTGGCTGATTGCGTCGATCCCCTGGCTCGATTCCGTCGTGGGCGAGCCCTGGCTGAAGTCGTACGTCGGCTGGTCTGTCAGGACAATGTACGTGGCGGGCAGCGTAATCAGGATCGCGACGACGAGGAGGACCTTGGCGCGCTTCATGGAGCCCGTGGCCGCACGGTGGAAGTAGCGTTCCGTGCGGGTGAGCTGCCCCTTCGGACGCGGGCGCGCAAGGGTCTTCCCGGAGGGCCAGAAGATCCGCTTGTTCAGAAGGCTCACCGCGGCGGGGATGAACGTGAGGGAGATGCCCAGGGAGATGGTCACCGCGAAACCCAGGGTGAGGCCTAGCGTGCGCATGAGCGGGAACGAGCCTAGAGAGAGCGCCGCGAAGGAGATGAGCACCGCGCCGCCGCTTGTCGCCACGGACTCCCCCGCCCAGATCACCGCGTTCCGCACGGCCTCCTCGTGCGGCCGTCCCGAGTGGATCTCGTCCCGGTACCGGGAGACGAGGAAGATGCTGTAGTCCGTGCCGACGGCCAGGATGACCGTCTCGAGGATTGCGGTCACGGTGAAGTCGATGTTGAACAGGTAGACCGCGACCAGGTACACGAACAGGTTCGCGATGAAGATCGCGATTCCGATGGTCAGCAGCGGGAACGCGGGCGCCACCGCGGACCGGAAGTAGAGGCCCAGGAGGAGGATCACGAGGGCGACGGTCACGAAGAGCTCGGAGCCCCCTCCGAAGATGTGCTCCTGGTCGATGCTGATCGGCGCGCTCCCGGTCACGTAGGTCCGCGCCTGCGCCCCGTACGCGGACTTGAGGCGCGTCAGGATGTCTCGCAGCGTGGCGACCGCGTCCGCGATGGGCTGCGCCTTGTTCGCGTCGGTGTACCGTGCATCCTTCGAGAACGCGTAGTTCACGAGCTCGATGCGGTGGTCCGCGCTGATGTAGAACCGAGTCACGTTGAACGGCGGTGTCAGCGGAGTCTGCAGGACGCCGTAGGTCAGAACTTCCTGCTCCGCGAAGGCGTGCAACTCGGCGTCCGTCGCGTTGGCGGGAACCTGGGCATCCAAGTCGCGGAAGAACGGGAGGCTCGCGAGGCCCGCGGGCGGGAAGACGGAGAGGGCCGTGTCCCGCAC includes these proteins:
- a CDS encoding MMPL family transporter, coding for MRRSSEEGYAVFRWIGRLVTRHYRLLVLLWVLVFAGALVANQIWPVSNVVSYNQTELLPKDTESSVAQNIIDSQFPGTLANSTATVVLVANDTTTEYYRWFVFDLQRAVEVSSNLTSGGSATVPLRIGGNLTLDRPIRFLSDPANASVYDVYESYAYALASRFHGLVHLQVQFTESAAGIYWGVPLYFVGTWIQTPGGSANDTAFRATSDYVNTTFPAAAAPWALGYLSAWYPAWRSSFTTAPSLGPQDRATFALDRAVPVFLNSTSLFDASQNTFQLGLLRTFNFVNFLNATLVRDTALSVFPPAGLASLPFFRDLDAQVPANATDAELHAFAEQEVLTYGVLQTPLTPPFNVTRFYISADHRIELVNYAFSKDARYTDANKAQPIADAVATLRDILTRLKSAYGAQARTYVTGSAPISIDQEHIFGGGSELFVTVALVILLLGLYFRSAVAPAFPLLTIGIAIFIANLFVYLVAVYLFNIDFTVTAILETVILAVGTDYSIFLVSRYRDEIHSGRPHEEAVRNAVIWAGESVATSGGAVLISFAALSLGSFPLMRTLGLTLGFAVTISLGISLTFIPAAVSLLNKRIFWPSGKTLARPRPKGQLTRTERYFHRAATGSMKRAKVLLVVAILITLPATYIVLTDQPTYDFSQGSPTTESSQGIDAISQAFGYGVVYPSYVVLQFPNPVLLPDGNVSVMEMGAVASLSSRLLAMESGLKSTEGPTNPQGSAVDYRNLSSMPESERKLVDTQIRPYIGKDNRTVRIVLVFTDPPFSLAAINAVDRMRTDITTIQLSDSALASAQIYLGGVTPVLSDVRSNMNRDLMIMALVVIAGLFLVLLFVLGSVLIPVRAILTILLSVSWTLALTILVFHVWKGYDIIFILPLALFVMAMGLGMDYDIFIITRIREEVAHGKKDAEAIAEATTRTGGIISACGIVMAGAFATLMLNPSPFLQEIGFALAFAILLDSMVVRIYLVPAIMVLAGKGNWWAPGPLQRVHVEDKGKKPEPTKAEDVDD